The genomic interval AGCTGGCTGGAGGAGCCATACGGGCCCGGCAAGTGGCGCAGGCGCGAGGTCATCGCGCACCTGGCCGACGTCGAGCTGGCCTTCTCCTACCGGATGCGCCAGGCGGCCGGTGAGCCCGGCTCCAGGTTCGTACCGTTCGATCAGGACGTGTGGGCGAGCCGCAACGTCCGCATCGACGCCGGCGTCGCGCTCGAGGCGTTCCGTGCCCTGCGTGCGCTCAACCTCGCCTGGCTCTCCGGCCTCGACCTGCAGGGCTGGCTCTCCGAGGGCCTCCACCCCGCGCACGGCCAGCAGAGCATCGACGACCTCGTGCGTTACCTCGCCGCTCACGACCTCAACCATCTGGAGCAGTTGGAGCGGGTTTAGCGGCTCTTCGAGCCCGCGGCCGGCGTGATATCGTCAGCCGTTATGGCAGTCGAACGCACTTTCGCAATGGTCAAGCCCGACGGCGTCCGCCGCCGGCTCGTCGGCAACGTCGTCTCTCGCATCGAGGCCAAAGGCTACGCCATCGTCGGCCTCAAGCAGCTCACCATCAGCCGCGAGCTGGCCGAGCGCCATTACGGCGAGCACAAGGGCAAGCCGTTCTTCGAAGGGCTCGTCTCGTTCATCACGTCCGGCCCCGTGGTGGCCATGGTGCTGGAGGGCGAGAACGCCATCGCCGGTTGGCGCGGCATGATGGGCCCGACGAACCCCAAGGACGCCCCGTGCGGCACCGTGCGCGGCGACTTCGCCACGACCATCGACGAGAACGTGGCCCACGGCTCCGATGCGCCGGCCACGGCCGAGCGAGAGATAGGCATCTTCTTCCCGGAACTGCAGGGCTGAGCGTGCCGGGGCTCGCCGAGCGCGTCAACTCGCTGAAGGCGTCTTCCACCGTGGCGTTCGCTGCCCGCGCCAAGGAGCTCGCGCGCCAGGGCGTCGACGTCATCTCCATGACCGCGGGGGAGCCCGACTTCCTCCCTCCCGAGCACGTCCTCGAGGCGGCTCGCGAGGCCCTGAGGCTCGGCCTCACCAAGTACACGGCCACCGAGGGCACGGCCGAGCTGCGCGAGGCCGTCGCCGCCAAGTTCAAGCGCGAGAACGGCCTCACCTACGCCCCGGACCAGGTCCTCGTCAGCAACGGCGGCAAGCAGACGCTGTACAACGCGTTCATGTCCGTCATCGAGCCGGGCGACGAGGTCGTCATGGTGGCGCCCTACTGGGTGAGCTACCCGGCCCAGGTCCAGCTCGCCGGCGGCGTCCCCGTGGTCGTCACCGCGCGCGCCGAGGACGGCTTCGTGCCCGACCTCGCCGACGTGCGCGCCGCCATCACCCCGCGCACCAAGGTCCTGCTGATCAACTCCCCGTCCAACCCGACGGGCGCCGTGTTCCCGCCGGAGCTCGTGCGCGGCTTCGCGGAGCTCGCCGAGGAGCACGACCTGTGGCTCTTCTCCGACGACCTGTACGAGCACCTCGTCTACGACGGGAAGTTCACCACGGCCGCAGCCTACGTGCCGCACCGCACGCTCGTCGTGCATGGCGCCAGCAAGGGCTACGCGCTCACGGGCTGGCGCATCGGCTTCGGGGCCGGCCCCAAGCCGCTCATCGCCGCCATGAACCGACTTCAGGGGCAGTCCACGT from Trueperaceae bacterium carries:
- the ndk gene encoding nucleoside-diphosphate kinase — protein: MAVERTFAMVKPDGVRRRLVGNVVSRIEAKGYAIVGLKQLTISRELAERHYGEHKGKPFFEGLVSFITSGPVVAMVLEGENAIAGWRGMMGPTNPKDAPCGTVRGDFATTIDENVAHGSDAPATAEREIGIFFPELQG
- a CDS encoding pyridoxal phosphate-dependent aminotransferase — translated: MPGLAERVNSLKASSTVAFAARAKELARQGVDVISMTAGEPDFLPPEHVLEAAREALRLGLTKYTATEGTAELREAVAAKFKRENGLTYAPDQVLVSNGGKQTLYNAFMSVIEPGDEVVMVAPYWVSYPAQVQLAGGVPVVVTARAEDGFVPDLADVRAAITPRTKVLLINSPSNPTGAVFPPELVRGFAELAEEHDLWLFSDDLYEHLVYDGKFTTAAAYVPHRTLVVHGASKGYALTGWRIGFGAGPKPLIAAMNRLQGQSTSGANSLAQHATVAALNEVEKTAAFQAMTRAAYRERRDVLVTGLNRLGLSTPLPAGAFYVMTDTTAIDPDEERAAIKLLDEARVAVVPGTDFLAPGKVRMSYATSLEQVREALQRIEALLG
- a CDS encoding DinB family protein, with the protein product MADERAAQPASDQGDPIGVLQATPLRLAVLVETNSPSWLEEPYGPGKWRRREVIAHLADVELAFSYRMRQAAGEPGSRFVPFDQDVWASRNVRIDAGVALEAFRALRALNLAWLSGLDLQGWLSEGLHPAHGQQSIDDLVRYLAAHDLNHLEQLERV